From Salvia splendens isolate huo1 chromosome 16, SspV2, whole genome shotgun sequence, a single genomic window includes:
- the LOC121771158 gene encoding homeobox-leucine zipper protein ATHB-17-like isoform X1 — MENCHTPSFCLDLTIGFSSSSLLSSGESGGGSTMKELDINQVPSSGTEEECMEVEEEDESPNGGGPARRKKLRLTKEQSHLLEESFGQNHTLNPREKETLAEILGLKPRQVEVWFQNRRARSKLKQTEMECEYLKRWFGSLSEQNRKLHKEVEELRAINVGSHLFPPASALSMCPRCERVTAASNTKMSHLRRRQLSAACYN; from the exons ATGGAGAATTGTCATACTCCCTCTTTTTGCTTGGACTTAACCATAGGCTTCTCTTCTTCATCTCTTCTATCCTCCG GGGAAAGTGGTGGTGGTAGCACAATGAAAGAGCTGGACATAAACCAAGTGCCCTCATCAGGAACCGAAGAAGAATGCATggaagttgaagaagaagacgaaAGCCCGAATGGGGGCGGCCCGGCTCGGAGAAAGAAGCTTCGCCTCACCAAAGAGCAGTCTCATCTTCTTGAAGAAAGCTTCGGACAAAATCACACCTTAAACCCT AGAGAGAAGGAAACTTTGGCAGAAATATTAGGCTTAAAGCCAAGGCAAGTTGAGGTCTGGTTTCAGAATCGTAGAGCAAG GAGCAAGCTGAAGCAGACAGAAATGGAGTGTGAGTACTTGAAAAGATGGTTTGGATCACTGAGTGAGCAAAATAGGAAGCTGCACAAGGAGGTGGAGGAGCTCAGGGCAATTAACGTCGGCAGCCACCTCTTCCCGCCGGCTTCTGCCCTGTCGATGTGCCCTCGCTGCGAGCGCGTCACTGCGGCCTCCAACACAAAGATGTCTCAtctccggcgacggcaactctCCGCTGCTTGCTATAATTAG
- the LOC121771158 gene encoding homeobox-leucine zipper protein HOX3-like isoform X2, whose product MKELDINQVPSSGTEEECMEVEEEDESPNGGGPARRKKLRLTKEQSHLLEESFGQNHTLNPREKETLAEILGLKPRQVEVWFQNRRARSKLKQTEMECEYLKRWFGSLSEQNRKLHKEVEELRAINVGSHLFPPASALSMCPRCERVTAASNTKMSHLRRRQLSAACYN is encoded by the exons ATGAAAGAGCTGGACATAAACCAAGTGCCCTCATCAGGAACCGAAGAAGAATGCATggaagttgaagaagaagacgaaAGCCCGAATGGGGGCGGCCCGGCTCGGAGAAAGAAGCTTCGCCTCACCAAAGAGCAGTCTCATCTTCTTGAAGAAAGCTTCGGACAAAATCACACCTTAAACCCT AGAGAGAAGGAAACTTTGGCAGAAATATTAGGCTTAAAGCCAAGGCAAGTTGAGGTCTGGTTTCAGAATCGTAGAGCAAG GAGCAAGCTGAAGCAGACAGAAATGGAGTGTGAGTACTTGAAAAGATGGTTTGGATCACTGAGTGAGCAAAATAGGAAGCTGCACAAGGAGGTGGAGGAGCTCAGGGCAATTAACGTCGGCAGCCACCTCTTCCCGCCGGCTTCTGCCCTGTCGATGTGCCCTCGCTGCGAGCGCGTCACTGCGGCCTCCAACACAAAGATGTCTCAtctccggcgacggcaactctCCGCTGCTTGCTATAATTAG
- the LOC121770677 gene encoding uncharacterized protein LOC121770677 encodes MSSLQLSPPKIGSQNLAKQEEMQQRVHSTNQPMINLQNFVLALAQARPIPPSAETLIRDRLHRFISDYRTPDHPTYSHMIEKALDVLNERGGSSQKSISQYLEKNYDNLPWAHAGLLKHHLQRACQEGQVIRSRRNKYRLARDVDSGTKVSKKPRQTNWKWECEAEKPQQLKLRLVKKRNDKSEAVKECGEKEEALTENREDQTKSWLSCVDGEKSLHTNFPSILQDGMIAAADEKNYSEEEDGPCSVAEADIHTPEHRGDHEQPEPSTPERPPGFDSFGVENVHELDVVDVIKGHEESELPAVLQTEPDMMTIDSSKFALSIEQEPQEQPPLPKEEILQGKQLRRSLRTRPARPQVAQDIAALLPVDCPKGRPLTVRRGQKMLLKQSPRSWPSTKATSVDKLQDSPKSRSEIMSQLLKQSPVKYVDDGREEFKQMGSTRVPKPHLRKALKEQQLGRPPTRRSARLLNQT; translated from the exons ATGTCGTCGTTGCAGTTAAGCCCTCCCAAAATTGGAAGCCAAAATCTTGCCAAACAAGAAGAAATGCAACAACGTGTCCACAGTACCAACCAACCCATGATAAACCTGCAAAATTTCGTCTTGGCACTCGCCCAAGCTCGCCCAATACCTCCCTCCGCCGAAACCCTCATTCGGGATCGCCTCCACCGCTTTATTTCCGACTACAGAACCCCCGACCACCCAACCTACTCTCAT ATGATAGAAAAGGCTCTTGATGTGTTGAATGAGAGAGGAGGCTCCTCTCAGAAATCTATATCCCAATATCTCGAGAAAAACTACGATAATCTGCCTTGGGCGCATGCTGGTTTGCTGAAGCATCATCTGCAGAGGGCTTGTCAAGAAGGCCAGGTTATAAGAAGTCGCAGAAACAAATATCGGCTTGCTAGGGATGTGGATTCGGGTACAAAAGTCAGCAAGAAACCACGACAGACGAATTGGAAATGGGAGTGTGAGGCAGAGAAGCCCCAACAGCTTAAGCTTAGGTTGGTCAAGAAAAGAAATGACAAGAGCGAAGCAGTTAAGGAATGTGGTGAGAAAGAAGAAGCTTTAACAGAAAACAGGGAGGATCAGACGAAAAGTTGGCTATCTTGTGTAGATGGAGAAAAAAGTTTGCATACCaattttccttccattttgcaagATGGCATGATTGCTGCCGCTGATGAAAAGAACTACTCTGAGGAGGAAGACGGACCTTGCTCAGTTGCAGAAGCCGACATTCATACACCAGAGCATCGAGGAGACCATGAGCAGCCCGAGCCTTCCACTCCTGAAAGGCCTCCGGGTTTTGATTCGTTTGGAGTTGAGAATGTACATGAGTTAGATGTTGTGGATGTCATCAAAGGCCACGAAGAATCTGAGTTGCCTGCAGTGCTTCAGACTGAGCCAGATATGATGACTATAGATTCTTCGAAGTTTGCATTGTCGATTGAACAAGAACCTCAAGAACAACCCCCGTTGCCAAAAGAAGAGATTTTGCAAGGGAAGCAACTACGTAGGAGTCTGAGAACTCGCCCCGCCAGACCCCAAGTTGCTCAAGATATAGCTGCATTGCTGCCAGTAGATTGTCCTAAAGGGCGTCCGCTAACAGTCCGCAGGGGTCAAAAGATGTTGTTGAAGCAAAGCCCTAGGAGCTGGCCATCCACGAAAGCCACCTCTGTGGACAAACTTCAGGATTCTCCCAAATCTCGAAGCGAAATAATGTCGCAGCTACTCAAACAAAGTCCTGTAAAGTATGTGGATGACGGCAGAGAAGAGTTCAAGCAAATGGGATCCACTCGTGTGCCTAAACCGCATCTGCGCAAAGCTCTAAAAGAACAACAGCTTGGAAGACCACCAACACGTCGTTCTGCCAGGCTCCTGAACCAAACATGA
- the LOC121770173 gene encoding replication protein A 70 kDa DNA-binding subunit D-like, producing MNSYTEVFEVKDLTFPRMMFAFKPFPEISLLRQYDDTTFFVVIGVITNPGKEVKQSKYMLIEIEISDEQHNKIFCTIWESNVDSYKEDFKKSKGTIPIVIVQICKTNLFRGEMRISTHFQASKVLINPELDEVTAFRKRIEGDERFIPYGSLGQVGPFISSEFENLTVKSLEDLECLEDGLYWVFGKIVSVEAHYDTWYYMSCKTCFKKVEAEDNKFNCSVCKSTYSHAYRRYRFIVNIVDDTSNTSLLVWDREGIQLIGKKVYEFVGADNQILPVEDIAKEIAKKLVGQSVLFKLQFRNQLEYYKSYPHTVNKVCNIPHVVEKYTPQLLGSQEVMKELKLSDLIFGSDLPEVSQKSFVTPDLSSVTNEINHERNIEGSVKRCLEDDFNCCDDIVGCQKNKNQKVSKE from the exons ATGAATAGCTACACTGAGGTGTTTGAGGTTAAAGATTTGACATTTCCTAGAATGATGTTTGCTTTCAAGCCATTCCCTGAAATTTCCCTATTGAGACAGTATGATGACACAACTTTTTTTG TTGTTATTGGAGTTATCACTAATCCAGGAAAAGAGGTCAAGCAATCTAAGTACATGCTTATTGAGATTGAAATCAGTGATGAACA gcataataaaatattttgtacaATTTGGGAATCAAATGTTGATTCTTACAAGGAAGATTTCAAAAAGAGTAAAGGAACCATTCCCATTGTTATTGTTCAAATTTGCAAGACTAATTTATTCAGAG GTGAAATGAGAATATCGACACACTTTCAAGCGTCGAAGGTTCTAATTAATCCAGAATTAGATGAAGTTACTGCTTTTAGGAAAAG AATTGAAGGTGATGAGAGATTTATTCCCTATGGTTCTTTGGGTCAAGTTGGACCATTCATTAGCAGTGAGTTTGAAAATCTTACAGTGAAGTCTCTTGAGGATTTAGAATGTCTAGAG GATGGTTTATATTGGGTTTTTGGAAAGATTGTATCTGTGGAAGCACATTATGATACATGGTATTACATGTCATGTAAGACCTGTTTTAAGAAGGTGGAGGCAGAGGATAACAAGTTTAACTGTTCAGTATGTAAGAGCACCTATTCCCATGCTTATAGAAG GTATAGATTTATTGTCAATATTGTTGATGATACAAGCAACACTTCACTTTTAGTGTGGGATAGGGAGGGGATCCAACTGATAGGAAAAAAGGTTTATGAATTCGTAGGGGCTGATAATCAG ATTTTGCCAGTGGAGGACATTGCTAAAGAAATAGCAAAGAAGCTGGTGGGGCAGAGTGTGTTGTTCAAGCTCCAATTCAGAAATCAGTTGGAGTATTACAAATCTTATCCACATACTGTGAACAAAGTATGCAATATTCCTCATGTTGTTGAGAAGTATACCCCCCAACTGCTTGGTTCGCAGGAAGTTATGAAAGAACTAAAGTTATCTGATCTAATTTTTGGTTCTGATCTTCCAGAG gTATCTCAGAAAAGTTTTGTTACTCCGGATTTGTCAAGTGTAACAAATGAGATTAATCATGAACGCAACATTGAAGGCTCTGTTAAGAGGTGTTTGGAGGATGATTTTAATTGTTGTGATGATATTGTTGGCTGTCAGAAGAACAAGAATCAAAAAGTCAGCAAGGAGTAA
- the LOC121770175 gene encoding uncharacterized protein LOC121770175, translated as MLDEENVLVKSFRMVKDKINEENHPNVSLRLLGKRGRDGRTYNLPTVSEVALLVVGDFDEALGDRDIIVEKQSGRLQRITERSPSYLALQYPLLFAYGEDGYSEDIGFSDSCTSSNKRKKISLKEYFAYRLHDRLNECSVILYARRLFQQFVVDAYTMIETGRLRFVRTQQKKLRAEMYNGLAEAVLRGETNGSMHGKRIILPSSFVGGARYMIQNYQDAMAICRWFGYPKLFITFTCNPKWPEIVRFLGAKGLKPDDRPDVVCRIFKVKLDNLIRDLKTNQIFGAVKAVVYTIEFQKRGLPHAHILLFLSNEDKLPQPRRIDEIISAEIPDPAIDPCYYENVKEFMVHGPCGIVRKSSPCMRDGRCSKYFPKQYLDATKFDDDGFPVYRRRDNGRVVMKDGVPLDNRYIVPHNRALLMKYGGHINVEWCNQSQSIKYLFKYINNGHDRVTTSFFQTGADGARQNLDEVSLYYDCRYISSCEAAWRIFGFEIQYKEPSVERLSFHLPNEQHVIFNESDPLDNVLNRHTIHQSKFLGWMEANKIYSEGRNLTYGEFPTKFVWKTHHWQPRKQRFSIGRLFYVAPGSGDIYYLRCLLNIVKGATSYEDIRCVNGVQYDTFRDACYALGLLDDDKEYVDGIIEASFWSSAHSIRLLFVSLLTSESISRLDFVWRSYWKYLSDDVQYNQRKLRNDAGLMLDDEEIQNFALAEIEKLLLNFGKSLRDFQGMPYPRSEYFESFDNKLISDELCYDRESLGREHLEFLTKFTDEQLYVHDTIMSSVYSSDGGMFFVYGYGGTGKTFIWKSLSAEIRSKGDIVLNVASSGIASLLLPGGRTAHSRFKIPIIVNEDSMCNIKPGSALAELIVRAKLIIWDEAPMIHKHCVEAVDRTFRDIMRVCNEHSTDKPFGGKTVVFRGDFRQILPVVPKGSRQDVVNAALNSSYLWRNCTVLRLTKNMRLLSAAPSDEVSQLKEFSSWVASIGDGVVGGPNDGDVTIDLPSDIVLSNSGDPLRTIVSTIYPSYMNHEDLMKCLHDRAILAPTLEVVDEVNQFMMSLDQSEGRVYLSSDSISNSDLTSNGLAEIHSVEFLNKLKCSGTPNHELLLKVGTPVMLLRNIDHSNRLCNGTRLVITRLGDYVLEGQVLGGHNVGHKVLIPRMSLIPSDPRLPFKFQRRQFPLAVSYAMTINKSQGQSLSHVGLFLRKPVFSHGQLYVVISRVTSRGGLKILVCGDEDDNRSDATINVVYKEVFQNL; from the exons atgttggatgaagaaaatGTTTTGGTCAAATCCTTCCGAATGGTCAAAGACAAGATTAATGAAGAAAATCATCCAAATGTCAGTTTAAGATTACTTGGCAAGAGAGGTAGGGATGGGAGAACTTATAACCTTCCTACTGTTTCCGAGGTTGCTTTGCTTGTGGTTGGTgattttgatgaagctttgggtGATAGAGATATTATTGTTGAAAAACAATCAGGCCGATTGCAACGTATTACGGAACGAAGTCCTTCTTATCTTGCACTTCAGTATCCACTTCTTTTTGCTTATGGTGAGGATGGTTATAGCGAAGATATTGGTTTTTCAGATAGTTGCACTTCTTcaaacaaaagaaagaaaattagtCTGAAAGAATATTTTGCATACCGGTTGCATGATAGACTGAATGAGTGTTCTGTTATTTTGTACGCTCGGCGATTATTCCAGCAATTTGTTGTTGATGCTTATACTATGATTGAGACTGGTCGTCTAAGGTTCGTACGCACACAACAGAAAAAATTACGGGCTGAAATGTATAATGGTCTTGCGGAGGCTGTTCTTCGAGGTGAGACAAATGGTTCAATGCATGGTAAACGAATCATTTTGCCTTCAAGTTTTGTTGGTGGGGCAAGATATATGATTCAGAATTACCAAGATGCCATGGCAATTTGTAGATGGTTTGGTTATCCAAAGTTGTTTATTACCTTTACTTGTAATCCGAAATGGCCAGAGATTGTTAGATTTCTTGGTGCCAAGGGGTTGAAACCGGATGATCGACCCGATGTTGTCTGTAGGATTTTTAAAGTGAAGTTGGATAATTTGATAAGAGATCTTAAGACCAACCAAATTTTTGGAGCTGTGAAAGCAG TTGTGTATACTATTGAGTTTCAGAAACGTGGATTGCCTCATGCCCATATTTTGCTTTTCTTAAGCAATGAGGACAAATTACCTCAACCTAGACGCATTGATGAGATTATTTCTGCTGAAATTCCTGATCCAGCAATTGATCCTTGCTATTATGAAAATGTCAAAGAATTCATGGTGCATGGACCATGTGGTATTGTTCGTAAATCTTCTCCCTGCATGCGTGATGgaagatgttcaaaatatttCCCAAAGCAATATCTTGATGCCACAAAGTTTGATGATGATGGTTTTCCGGTTTACAGACGTAGAGATAATGGTCGTGTTGTTATGAAGGATGGTGTGCCCTTGGATAATAGATATATTGTTCCACATAACCGTGCATTGCTTATGAAATACGGTGGTCACATCAATGTTGAGTGGTGCAATCAATCGCAATCCATCAAGTATTTGTTCAAGTACATAAACAATGGTCATGATCGTGTTACAACGTCTTTTTTCCAAACTGGTGCGGATGGTGCTAGGCAGAATTTGGATGAAGTTAGTTTGTACTATGATTGTAGGTATATATCGTCATGTGAAGCTGCTTGGAGAATTTTCGGATTTGAAATTCAATATAAGGAGCCTTCTGTTGAAAGACTGAGTTTTCACCTTCCGAATGAACAAcatgttatttttaatgaatcaGATCCGTTGGACAACGTTCTAAATCGTCATACTATTCATCAAAGCAAGTTTTTGGGTTGGATGGAGGCAAATAAGATTTATTCTGAAGGTCGAAATCTCACTTATGGAGAATTTCCGACCAAATTTGTGTGGAAAACCCATCATTGGCAACCTAGAAAACAACGGTTTTCCATAGGGAGGTTGTTTTATGTTGCTCCAGGTTCTGGTGATATCTATTACTTGAGATGTTTGTTGAATATTGTTAAAGGAGCTACATCATACGAAGACATTAGATGTGTCAATGGGGTTCAATATGATACGTTTCGAGATGCCTGCTATGCATTAGGATTGTTGGATGATGATAAAGAATATGTTGATGGCATTATAGAGGCATCCTTTTGGTCTTCTGCGCATTCTATAAGATTGTTATTTGTGAGTTTATTGACATCAGAATCTATTTCAAGGCTGGATTTTGTTTGGCGAAGTTAttggaaatatttatcagatgATGTTCAGTATAACCAACGAAAATTAAGAAATGATGCAG GTTTGATGTTGGATGACGAAGAAATTCAGAATTTTGCATTGGCGGAGATTGAGAAATTGTTGTTAAATTTTGGGAAAAGTTTGCGCGATTTCCAGGGCATGCCTTATCCAAGATCGGAGTATTTTGAATCATTTGACAATAAGTTGATTAGCGATGAGTTATGTTATGATCGTGAATCTTTAGGAAGAGAACATTTGGAATTTCTTACCAAGTTCACTGATGAACAACTTTATGTTCATGATACTATTATGTCATCTGTCTATTCAAGTGATGGAGGAATGTTTTTTGTCTATGGTTATGGAGGTACTGGTAAAACTTTCATATGGAAGTCTTTGTCAGCCGAGATTCGTTCTAAGGGTGATATTGTTTTAAACGTGGCATCGAGTGGCATAGCTTCTTTACTTTTGCCTGGAGGTAGAACAGCTCATTCTCGATTTAAGATTCCCATCATTGTTAATGAAGATTCTATGTGCAATATAAAACCAGGGAGTGCACTTGCTGAACTGATTGTAAGAGCTAAGCTTATCATATGGGATGAAGCTCCGATGATTCATAAACATTGCGTAGAAGCTGTGGATAGGACTTTTAGAGATATTATGCGTGTATGTAATGAACATAGTACGGACAAACCCTTTGGTGGAAAAACAGTTGTTTTTAGAGGTGATTTCAGACAAATCTTACCAGTTGTTCCTAAGGGTAGTAGGCAAGATGTTGTGAATGCCGCTCTTAACTCTTCATATCTTTGGAGGAATTGCACAGTTCTGAGGTTGACCAAAAACATGCGACTTTTGAGTGCTGCACCTTCTGATGAAGTTTCACAACTGAAGGAATTTTCTTCTTGGGTTGCTTCTATTGGAGATGGAGTTGTTGGTGGTCCAAATGATGGTGATGTCACTATTGATCTTCCTTCTGACATTGTTTTGTCTAATTCTGGGGATCCTCTTAGAACAATTGTTTCAACGATATATCCATCCTATATGAATCATGAGGACTTGATGAAATGTTTGCATGATCGTGCCATACTTGCTCCTACTTTAGAGGTTGTCGATGAGGTTAACCAATTCATGATGTCGTTGGATCAGTCTGAGGGTCGAGTTTATTTGAGTTCTGATAGTATCTCAAACTCAGATTTGACCTCAAATGGCTTAGCTGAGATACATTCTGTTGAATTCTTGAATAAGTTGAAGTGTTCAGGTACACCTAATCATGAATTGTTATTGAAAGTCGGTACTCCTGTGATGTTGTTAAGGAATATAGATCACTCGAATAGATTGTGTAATGGCACTAGACTGGTAATTACACGTTTGGGTGATTATGTTTTGGAGGGACAAGTATTGGGTGGCCATAATGTTGGTCATAAAGTTTTGATCCCCCGAATGTCTTTAATACCATCTGATCCAAGGTTGCCATTCAAATTCCAACGACGACAATTTCCTTTGGCTGTGTCGTATGCAATGACCATCAACAAAAGTCAAGGACAATCTCTATctcatgttggattatttttacGAAAACCAGTCTTCAGTCATGGACAGTTGTATGTTGTTATATCTAGAGTTACGAGTCGTGGAGGTCtcaagattttagtttgtggagaTGAAGATGATAATAGAAGTGATGCTACtattaatgttgtttacaaagaagtttttcaaaacttatga